The DNA sequence GCTGGTCGCTGGGAGAGACACAATGCAAAGTGActaagacctgtctgtctgtatgctgtctgtctgtctctctagccctgtttatacctggttcttaCATGTTTCCTTTGTCCTGATATTGTCCACATTCTgtttgtgcccacatttttagacaggtgtatatgATTAAAACTCAGATTATGagctgactgtgatctgatctTCCTGACCACCTCTGGAGGTAGTCAGGCACATATTGCATATATAATGTGTGAGTtatatgtatgtttgtgtgtgtataaggatGACAATCttatgtggacaagatcaggacaaggCTTCTGTCTGCTTTCTTTATTTTATTCTGTCTTTCCTTTTTTCTTTCTCAATGTATCTATGCTCGCCTCTTATCTGTCTAGCCCTGATTATACCTGCCTTTAACATCTGCTTACACTTATAAGATCTGATCATAATCAGATCACAATGCATATTTTAATAGTCTACACTAAAAATGTGTGtcagaaccaggtataaacagggcttctgcccccccctcccctctatctccctctctaggtCAGTGGATTCCTGATGGGCCTGAGCGTCATCGGCTCCATCTTCAACATCACCGGCATCGCCATCAACCGCTACTGCTACATCTGTCACAGCTTTGCTTATGATAAGCTCTACAGCTACCGCAACACCCTCCTACTGGTGGGGCTCATCTGGCTCCTCACCATCCTGGCTATCATACCAAACTTTTTCGTAGGCTCACTCCAGTACGACCCCAGGGTGTATTCGTGTACCTTTGCTCAGGCCGTCAGTACATCGTACACCATCACTGTGGTGGTGATTCATTTCTTCGTGCCCATCGCCGTGGTTACCTTCTGCTACCTGAGGATCTGGATCCTGGTCATCCAGGTGAGGAGGAAGGTGAAGTCAGAGGTGAAGTCTCGACTCAAACCCAGCGACATGCGCAACTTCATCACCATGTTTGTGGTGTTCGTGCTCTTCGCCATCTGCTGGGCGCCGCTCAACTTCATTGGGCTGGCCGTGGCCATCGACCCGGAGACGGTGGCGCCACGGATCCCAGAGTGGCTGTTCGTGGTCAGCTACTTCATGGCGTACTTCAACAGTTGCCTTAACGCCATCATCTACGGCCTTCTGAACCAGAACTTCCGTAAGGAATACAAACGGATTATCATGGCCATGTGGATGCCTGGTCTGTTCTTCCAGGAGGCGTCACAGGGGGGTACAGAGGGTATGAGGAGCAAGCACTCGCCCAGACTGGGACTCAACAACAACGATCACGTCAAGGGAGAGGCTTTGTGACGCTGACGCCAAGGTTCTCTACTCCTTTCCCATgtgttttgtttctttttttagtcGTGGAGTGCCATTTCTCTATATATCTCACTGACTGCACAGTTGTGCTGTTACCAAAGCCTCAATGAATTCTCGGAATGGTgcggattaaagagagagagcgagacatacacaagaaaagagagaaagagagaggtgttgaCTGATGATAACTGACTCTGTTATTCACAATTCAAAGAGTGCCATTCATGAAGCATACAGTATACACtaaattaccaaaagtatgtggacacctgctcatcaaacatctcaatccaaaatcatgggcattaatagaGATTTGGTctcacctttgctgctataacagcctccactctgatGGGAAacctttccactagatgttggcacattgctgcggggacttgcttccattcagcaacaagagcattagttaggtcgggcactgatgtcggGCGATTAGACTTGGTTCACAGTCGgagttccaattaatcccaaaaatgtttgatggggttgaggtaaaAACCAGTCCCAGATCATTATTGTTCCTCCACCAaagtttacagttggcactatgcattggagcaggtagTGCTCTCCCGACATCTACCAAACTCAGATTcctctgttggactgccagatggtgaagagtaaTTCATCACTCTAGCGaactcgtttccactgctccagagtccaatgtcggcaagcattacaccactccagccggtgCTTGGCATTACGGATTGGTAATCTTatgcttgtgtgctgctgcttggccatggaTGAACAGTTAtcgtgctgacgttgcttccagaggccattTGGAAatgggtagtgagtgttgcaaccgaggacaggcgattGTTCCACACTACGCCCTTCAGCACTCGgtagtcccgttctgtgagcttgcctatcactttgcggctgagccgttgttgctcctagatgttttcaCTAAAACAGCActaacagttgaccggggaagctcaagcaaggcagaaatttgacttgttggaaagtttggcatcctatgatggtgccacgtttaaagtcacttagctcttcagtaaagccattctactgccaatgtttgtctatggagattgcattgctgtGATCGATTTTATttgcctgtcagcaacgggtgtagctgaaatagccgaatccactgatttgaaggggtgtccacatacttttacatATATAATGTATGTTCTAACTTATTATGTATCATACTCTTATGTACACCTCAGGCTGTCTGCCTGTTCTCTGCTGCTGTAACAATATGCATTTTAAAGTGGAAGCTCCaaaattattattacattttttttacaccaTTACATCCATTGCATTTTTATATAGGACAGTGTATTTAAAGACGTGTTATCTTCACAGTTTCCTCTGTAAGAAagttatttatcacactttttaatttattttctaTATCTATATCTTGTTATAATTATGACAATCATTATGACCAGCGTACATTAGCGTAGATCACAATTTGTAAAAATCCTTTTGGTTGTAAATAACAAATAAGTGATGGATCATGCCAACGTTAGGAGCTCACAAGGTCCTACTACTAACGAGACAATTGGATTGTCAAAAGGTGCCTGATTTTATGCTCATGATCTCAAACAGGAGATTTGCCAAAAACAACCCCTTTACGATTTAACCCAGTTAGTATGGGTTAACTCATTAGGGTTACAGTCAGCATATAGCATTAGGCTTAGAGTTACACAAGGATATAAGACTGAGTAGTCAACTACATTAGATACGTCACCAGATTTTGTCATTTCTGTTGACACAGGAATGGGGTGCTATGATGCCCCACGGCAGTGTCCTGAAAAACCCTTGCTGGTACATTATAAGCACAACGAAGCTGTTTTAACTCGGATGACATTGTACTTATGCTGTTTACAGGTTTAAACTGTACTCTTAGTAATGCATGAAGACTTATTCTATGCATTTTACACTTCATGTCATTACCTTAGAACACTACAGAAAACCAACTTACTCAataccaggggcgcaactttcactggggatgggGGAGACATGACCTCCTaaattctgaaattgcatttttgtcccccccagttttatcgtTCCACTGTGATAATAAATGCTGCACAGGTTTGCTTTAGGGACATGCGGACGCCTCAGAGTGGTCGGTTAAGCTGTTTTCTGGTTTTCACCCGGCTGGATTTAGGACCGCACAGACACCACAGAGTGTGCAGACAGGCTGTGTGAACAGAGGCATCTGCTGTCTATGTTGTGTTTTTTCTCAGAGTTGTAAAAGCAAAcagagcagaaactggctactctttagttgactgatCTAGCTGGgaaggtaactgctgtttgacaGAAAACAAGTATTTACTCCCAGTGCTGAGCTAGTAGTGTAACTGacatgttactttagctaatgtTTCATCCTATCTCAACTGAATTGAATGAACCACTAGcggctagttagctagctggtaACTACCACAGCCAGTTCAGCTCTAGATAGCTCTAGTTAGCTATCTGTCAGGTAGCAgttgtgtgtatggaaatgttttgtagcctttgttttgtCCCGTTTCAACAGAAGTCAATTTGATAATGTACCATTGTACCATTAGCTAGAGTTGGCCAAAAGTTGGCTaagattagctagctagctcactaacTTAACCTattatttttgcctcaatcaCACCATACCTGAATCAAACGATGAAACCAGCGGCCAAACGACTGAAGACTAGGGCTGTCCATGACCCCAAAAAATATTGGTTGAGAGTCATCCTGTTCTTTCGCCAATCGATTGGTCAAAATGTTCAAATTTATTTttacatatatagacacacacccAATGTTTGAAAAAATGGATGTGGAGAACATGAAAAAGAAACTGGAAACGTGCAAATGTTTACAAGTTGCTCAGGAAGGAAAGGCGAAATCTGACCAGTTTAAGACATTTGACTTAGTTGTGGAAACTACTGGAGATAAAAGTAAAAGAGGGTGTAGTATTATGTGTGCCAAACTGTGGCTGTTAGATTCTAATATAATACTCCCACACTACCGATGCCACCAGGCAGAAGGCGGGGAGTATGGGAGtgtgatccatgggccgctcctctgtgtcatacagccgagacaatgtgtctgccttcacgttctgggagcctggtctgaggatagggtaaacacaaaatgggtgaaaaacatggcccaccttgcctggcgagggttctgtctcctcgctgcccggatgtactacagattacggtggtcagtccagatgagaaaagagtGTCTAGCCCCTTCAAGCCAATGTTTCCTCGCCTTTAaggccttgacaacagccaacagctcccggtcccccacgtcatagtttcactccgccgggctgagcttcttcgagaagaaggcacaggggcggagcttcggtggcgtacccgagcgctgaaagagcacagctcctatcccagcctcggacgcgtccatcTCCACTATGAaagccaaagagggatccggatgggccaacacggaagccgaggtaaacagagcactcaggtgactaaaagccctgtccgcctcatcTGACCACTGCAAGCgtaccgggccccccttcagtagtgaggtaatgggagccgctacctgaccaaaaccccggataaacctccggtagtagtagTCCCTAAGAACCGCGGCACCTCTTTTACTGTGGTGGgatggtgggagtcggccaattcacccctaggaaggagatggactgTTGagagaacaggcatttctcagccttgaggtcatgctccaacaggcaaCCAAGCACTCTgcacaccagggacacatgcttggagcgtgtagcagagtatatcaAAATGTCATCAATAAACACCACTagaccctgcccgtgcaggtccctggaAATCTCGTCTAcgaaggcttggaagactgatggcgcattcatcaactcgtacggcatgacgaggtactcatagtgccctgaggtggtactgaaagccgtcttccactcgtctcccacccggatacgcaccaggttgtaagcgctcctgagatctagtttggtgaagaagcgccccgtgcattgactcaatcgctgtggctatgagcggtagcgggtaactatacctcacagtGGTCTGATTTAGACCCCAATAGTCAATACACGGGAGCAGACCCCCTCCTTctcgaggaggcgggtgaagtggaggaccgaatgtacccctgatgcagggattcagaaacatatgtttccatagcctccgtctccgcctgtgagaggggatacacgctgctcttcccaggagtcacgtctACCAGGAAATTTAagtcgccttctttttggagaaggtgagagccaaatcggcatgttcagggggaatgcgcacggtggagacctggtctggactctccaccgtagtagcaccaacggaaacccctaaacacctacctgagcaccctcgcgaccaccctgtgagagccctctgtggccaagaaacagtggggttatgacaagctaaccagggtaggcccagcaccatgggaaacgcaggagagtcaataaggaagCGACTAATTCTCATCcttgtgacccccctgcgtcaccatacCCAAAGGAGCAGTGACCTCCCtaattaaccctgaccctaatggtcgactatctaaggtgtgaacggggaagggcacagccacaggaacaatggggatccttAAACTATGGGCTAACACTCTATCAATAcaattcccagccgcgcctgaatcgacgagcgcctttTGCTGGGAATGgggggaaaactcagggaaagtgacatacacaaacatatgtgcaacagaggaCTCTGGGTGAGAATTGTGCCGGCTCACCTGaggtgacgccagagtgccctgcctgttgCCTCGatccccagaggaaccaacccggcaccgaccggcagtgtgacctctgcgtcCACAGATGGTACACGAgctggaaccccctccggtctccctttGCActgcccctcccagctccatgggtatcggagaggggGTGTGGGAGGATGGAACCACCAGACCCCGATCTGAACGTCCGCGGGTaaccagcaggttgtccagccggatggacaggtccaccagctggtcgaatgtaagggtggtgtctctgcaggccaactcccgacagACGTCCTCGCGCAGACTGCAGTGATAATGGTCAATCAGGGCCAtgtcgttccatcccgcgccggcagccagggtcctaaactccagggTGCTCCTCGTCTccttttttattagattttttatttaacctttatttaaccaggaagggctcattgagattaaaatctatttttcaagagcgcccaggccaagataggcagcaccaagtcattacaaaaaaattacagacagacaacgtGAAAAACTACCGTACatgtaatctagtaaaaaccattgaattcacaagagtataaaacagaaaattaaatacattgacaggtcagggaatcagcctcaaaaaccttcatcagtgatttaaatcACCAATCGGGACacgttcttccagtttaaaaggattttgtaaggcgttccaagacgatggcgcagagtacatgaaagcccttttaccaaattcagttcagacatttggaacagttagcaggataaagtccagcgaacgaagagagtacccaccacatttccaaacaataaaaatgcccaaataaaaaggtagtaaacccaaaatggctttgtaaataaaagtataccagtgacttagcctacgagtgactagagaagaccagccaaccctggtatacaaagtgtagtggtgcgtaagggttttgcagtttaaaataaatctcaaagtgccatggtaaagagtgtcaattgatctcaaacactgagcggaagcattcatatatgaaatatccccatagtctagtaaaggcataaatgtagctgatacttgttacggtgcgtgaatgaggacccaaaagcgaattaatgtaaacagagcttctttaataaccaaacaaaggtaggctcagatggaccggcagattccgacaggacaggacaaggttgcagcaaacatgacgatagtctggttcaggcatgactaacacaaacaagaatccgacaaagacagaaacaaaaacagagagagatatagaggactaatcagagggaaaaagggaacaggtgggaaaaggggtgacgaggaagttaggaggagacaaggaacagctgggggaaagagggggagaaaaggtaacctaataacgaccagcagagggagacagggtgaagggaaaggacagaaacaagacacaacatgacaatacatgacagtacccccccactcaccgagcgcctcctggcgcactcgaggaggaaacctggcggcaacggaggaaatcatcgatcagcgcacggtccagcacgtcccgagagggaacccaactcctctcctcaggaccgtacccctcccaatctactaggtactgatgaccacggccccgaggacgcatgtccaaaatcctacggaccctgtggatgggtgcgccctcgacaaggatggggggggggggggggaagacgagcgggggcgcgaagaacgggcttgacacaggagacatggaagaccgggtggacgcgacgaagatatcgcggaagaagaagtcgcactgcgacaggattaatgatccgagaaatacggaacggaccaatgaaccgcggggtcaacttgcgagaagcggtcttaaggggaaggttctgagtggagagccaaactctctgaccgcgacaatatctaggactcttagttctacgcttattagcagctctcacagtctgcgccctataacggcaaagtgcagacctgaccctcttccaggtgcgctcgcaacgttggacaaaagcctgagcggaggggacgctggactcggcgaactgagatgagaacagcggaggctggtacccgaggctactctgaaaaggagatagcccggtcgcagacgaaggaagcgagttgtgggcgtattctgcccaggggagctgttctgaccaagacgcagggttgcgaaaagaaagactgcgtaagatgcgaccaatagtctgattggcccgttctgcttgaccgttagactgggggtgaaagccggaagagagactgacggaagccccaatcaaacggcaaaactccctccaaaattgagacgtgaattgcggacctctgtccgaaacgacgtctgacggaaggccatgaattctgaaaacattctcgatgatgatttgtgccgtctctttagcagaaggaagcttagcaaggggaataaaatgagccgccttagagaacctgtcgacaaccgtaagaataacagtcttccccgctgacgaaggcagtccggtgacaaaatctaaggcgatgtgagaccacggtcgagagggaatgggaagcggcctgagacggccggcaggaggagagttaccggacttagtctgcgcgcagaccgaacaagcagccacgaagcgacgcgtgtcatgctcccgggtgggccaccaaaaacgctggcgaatggaagcaagcgtaccccgaacgccagggtggccggctaacttggcagagtgagcccactgaagaacggccagacgagtaggaacgggaacgaaaagaaggttcctaggacaagcgcgcggcgacggagtttgagtgagtgcttgctttacctgcctctcaattccccagacagtcaacccgacaacacgcccctcagggagaatcccctcggggtcagtggggtctactgaaga is a window from the Oncorhynchus mykiss isolate Arlee chromosome 24, USDA_OmykA_1.1, whole genome shotgun sequence genome containing:
- the LOC110504126 gene encoding melatonin receptor type 1B-B-like, with product VGNVFLVSLAFADLVVAFYPYPLVLYAIFHDGWSLGETQCKVSGFLMGLSVIGSIFNITGIAINRYCYICHSFAYDKLYSYRNTLLLVGLIWLLTILAIIPNFFVGSLQYDPRVYSCTFAQAVSTSYTITVVVIHFFVPIAVVTFCYLRIWILVIQVRRKVKSEVKSRLKPSDMRNFITMFVVFVLFAICWAPLNFIGLAVAIDPETVAPRIPEWLFVVSYFMAYFNSCLNAIIYGLLNQNFRKEYKRIIMAMWMPGLFFQEASQGGTEGMRSKHSPRLGLNNNDHVKGEAL